The window tttttccctttttttcgtctgCGATAATATACATACGCTGGAAGAAGACCGCCTCTCCCCATAATTCAAGCCACGTCACACTCAAACCACTTTTCTCAAGATTGACTTTTTCGATTCATCCTTTGTAAAGTTATCGGAggtctttttttatttacctttttttttttttttttttgtttgtttttttcatttccgaCCTTCTTAACATTTGTTGATTTTGCGTTCCTTCAAAATGGCCTGCACGAACTTCAACTCCCCATACCAAGCGGAAAAGAGGCGAACCACGGAGGATGTTGAGAACACGAAGTTGGAGAGCGTCAGCGCGGCTATCGATTACCGGGAAATGGGTAAGtgaaagagagagaaaaaaaaatttctcggTCTCCACCGTGTGTGCATAGAGATATACACGTACGATTGACTACTCTCTTGTGTGTGAAAAGCCTCAGTACGACatgtccccccccccaatttGCAGATCTGATACTTTTTCCTGAAGGgtcattaaaaaatataaacaataCTGTGGTCAGTGAGAAGCACTTGGTTGGAAAGTCAGTAGCTTTGTTCTTTTCGAACGGGAGTGACCCCAAGTGTAGGGCATTCCTTCCGTTTCTGCAGCAGgtaaatttttgtttcacaTGTGGTGCAAAGAAGAGTGGTGACACTTGGTCTTCACCTTAccatttcatttcctttttgatcccccttccccccttagTACTACAAAACCATCAACGAGGCAGGAGCTAGCCAGAAAATTGAAGTAATTTTTGTGAGTACAGACCCAGACAGGACCTCGTTCGAAGACCACAAGAAGCACATGCCATGGCTGTACATCGACATAGCTGACCCCTTAACGGATATTCTGAAGAAACATTTCCGCGTGATGAACCCATACGAAGTCCCCTTCTATGGATCTGGGCCAAGAAGTGATGTTCCCTGCTTAATCGTTATTGGTTCTGATGGGCGCGAGGCACAGCTCCTACACATTTGCAGTGGAAgggatgaaggagaaaagggaatTCTACGATGGGACTACAGGAATAATGTGTACTCCttgaataaaaaggagtcTTCCTTCTAATTGGGATATATGCTCGCATGAGGagcttttacttttttcagaAATGGGAAAGGATCATCGCAGACAGGGCTATATTAATCTTGGAGTCAAGGTGgttcctattttttattatttttttctttttttttctagtgcCTACTACAGCTTGGTATAGGTCGCTTCTCTTCGCACATGCAGACAGATAGAGTTGGGGATGAGTGTGCAACATGTCTGCATTGAGTATATACTGGCATATTGGGTGGGGCCTGATATAAATGGGCAGTACATAAAACGACTCGCATTACACCCGAGAGATGTATAAAATGCGTCTTTGAAGTGAGCAAATATACTTCTCTCTCCCCTCTTCTGTGCATGTGAGTATTTCCCTCTACATTACAAGCGTATCGCCCTGCGTTACGTTTTGTGtttctttgatttttttcacctttgcaattttttactGTTCATTCGAGTGCTGCTCTTATTTTATGCCActtccttttattatttattttatttttctttttccttttttttgattcGTGAAAAGTGCTAAATTGAATTGTAAAACGGTAGACCCCCTTCCTTTAAGGGGctcaaatattttaaaaaaaaaatatatatatatatatatataaaaacatcACTGGGGATGAAGCTACCTATGGGAGGGATTCACATCCGAGGAAATCACTTCGGGAGAGTTAGGCCTCTTCTGCCACTGTTAGCGCGGAACTCCAGCCAAGCAAGGTGTGTGAAAAGGTGCAGTCGATCGACATACCAAGGTTCGCACACTTGCCCAAGCggttatgcaaaaaaaaaaaaaaaaattgagagTATATCGGCTCGGTGAACCTGGCTGAGGTGTCTTTTGTTCCTATGCGGTAGGGTGGTGCAGCGGTGGATCGATGAAGTGTAGCGGTGATGAAGCGCGCATAACTTTTCCTCATGCTTAAATTGCATCCCTTtgtgtgtacttttttttgccacacCGCCGAATTGGTTTCTCTCCATTTGGGACCTCCCCCTTGAGTGAGTTTTACTAGGGGTAACCAGATGAGTGCCATTTGAATAGCCACACGAATTCCATGTGGAGTTCCATTTGGGGTGTCGTTATGTTCCAATTTCGGCCTCCTTTCTCCTGCCATTTGCTTCTCCTTTGCGCATCACCGTGTGATGCTAAATGAAGCTATTCCAGCTGAGTAAGAACACCTTCGCTCACAtgggtgatttttttttttaaatttttattttattattttatttttattttttatttcctttttttcttttcccacaCCTTTATACCTTTATGATAACACCCTTTtgcatttctcctttttttggttGTTCCGTATCTTGCTCGTCCctacctatatatatttttttctttttttaaacctcGTGGTGGGGTTGAGTTAGTCTGATTGTAGCAATtgctgtttttattttttttttttttatatttttgttttcgtgTGTGTGTTTCCCCTGCGGAGCTTGACTCTCTTTGTAGGTTTTTGCGCAAAACTTCGAAGGACAGTATCGGTGGCGCGTGCAaatacaaatataaaaatgtgcctATAAGAAGCCGAGCACACAtaagtacagaaaaaaaaaaatatatacacacaaatatatgtacacgtgtGTACACAGGCTCACTCATGTGTAGTTGCGcgaggaaggaaaacaatcTCTAAGTAGCTACAAGGACAGTTCCTTCGAACATCATGGCAGAGAAGGGTACGGGACGCATATTGTACGCCCCCCTTTGGAGGGCTTTGtctgtttttctcttcctttattttggCTACTACTCCTTTGTGAAGGGCTCGGCTTGGGAAGGCGTTACAGATGAAGAGgccaaaaatgtgaagcacCTAACCCACGAGGTAGAGTTACAAATATACAGTCAGCACACACCTAATTGTATAGCTCTGTTTTGCAACAACAAGGAAGCAGCATGCAAAGATGTATACAAAGAATTCGTCTTGGCATCAAATGAGTTAGCCAGTGAAGAAATAGCATTCGTCTATGTAGATACAATTCCACTAAAAAAAACGGCAGAGAATTTTGACATCAAAAATGTCCCCACAATTTTAACCTTTAAAGATTTTGATCCAGAAAAAGGATATACgtttgggaaaaaatatacaaaggaaaatattatagAATGGTTTAAATTACTTCCCATGCCATCTATAGAAATGATGGAGAAAGACCATGTTGAAAAATATGTGGaaatgcagaagaaaaaagggtatGCCAGTATTATTGCTTTTTGTGTAAAGAATTCTGATAATGTTCAtaagttttttcattttggtgaAACACACTCACTACCTAATTTATCCGTGGGGATGGTGTACATCGATCTGGAGACTGAagcaaaaattgaaataagCAACGGACCAGGGGCTACCATTCCAGATGGCAACACAAAGTATAAGGATGTATATAAGCCGGACAAGAACGTTTGGGTGTCTAGTGATATCCTTAAATTCGCCAGTGAGTACATGGCGCAATTCCCCGTGATTATCAATTATAAGAGGTCCTTATACAAGGCTCAGAAGGGAGAAATTTATGTCTACCTGTATAGTAACTTTGGGCACTACTCCGACGCGCTGTACGTGGAGTTGGCCCCCGTAATACGGGAGCATCACCCGCAGGTAAGGTCGAGTGGATTACATTCACACGTGTAGCTATCGCACGTATAGCTATCACACGTATAGCTATCGCACGTATAGCTATCACATATGTAGCTATCGTTCTGTAGGCATTGACATAGCACCCCGTCGACACGTTACCACTTCTTCCATACGTTACCACCCTGCCACCTCTCCACAGCTCCGGTTCGTCTTCCCGAAGAGCGAAGAAGTAGCCGAATTGCTGGGTACGGTCAAGAGCGGCAATTTTATCCTCGTGGTGGACTATAGGGACGCGACGGTGGATGTCCTATTCGGTTTACTGAGGCCCAAGAAATACATGAAGCACTTGGAGAGCGAGAAAATAAACGCAGAACAACTTTCCCATGTTATTTCCGAATTTTATGAGAACCAACTtgctaaaataaaaaaatcagaaaaggaagtaaaaagaagagaacaaGAGAAATACCAAATTGTATGTGCCAATAATTTCGATACATTTGTGTTAGATCCAGAAAAAAtcgttttacttttttatcaTGTAGAGGGATGCAAAGAATGCaaaccccttttttctttctggtCTCGTGTGTCcaacttttttcatttggaaaataaatataaaaatgttctaGTGGCCACCATGGATGCCAAGTTAAATGACATGACTGATGAGACCGTTGATTTTTACCCCAGCGTGGCCATTTACCCCACAGGTGAGACAGGGGGTGGTAGCAGAAGGAGACACGACAGGCGTGATTTTGTGTTTTCACACACTGACAGAGGGGGTCATATGATGGCCCAGCGACATTCTTTCGTCATTCAAACAAGCAAAATGTGAAGCGCGAACCGAAGCATTGTTGTGCTTCCTTCCCTCATTTTACTCCTTTTTACTGCATTTCTCCATctgtttcttcctcctcccctcTCCATGCGCAGGTTCAAACAAactgaaaaggaaaaaatttcttctcttccccctcAAGTTGGACACTTTAATCGATATAGTGGACGAGTTGTTGGAAGTCGAGGAGGACCTGTGAAGTAGACCATACAGAAGTGGGCCCTCTCCTGATTTTTCTCACCACGTCGGCTGCAAGTTTTTCTTGCCATTTTTAGGGCTagcttttttactttttttttcaaattttcttctttttatttttcccatttttcccattcccccccttttttttttctcttctttttttctctttttcttccccaaaTTAACCCCATGCGACGTACCCccctggagaaaaaaaaaaaataattttcactCAACGCATGCATTGTCTGGAACTGCGATGACCAATTTTTTTGACCCTTTTACTCCTGGCTGTGCTTGTTTTTGCAGATTTCGCACAAGCCACGTTTTTCTGTGCTCATTTTTCGAAGACTCATTTTGTTGTTGCAACATTTGGCAGAGGTGTGTTTTCGCATGTGTGCAGCTACATATACAAGGACCTGCACACGTacgtttatattttattttattatattatttttttttttttcacaacttTTTGTGAATTTGTTATACccatttacacattttttcctgcacgCTAACTTGATTTTGCCTTTTTAACGTAGTACAATATTTGTCCCCAAATATACAGTCTCTGCTGAATCATTTTTCCTGCTCtgctctgcttttttttttttttttttttttcatgtccAAAAAGTGGTACACAGGAGGAGAGAACTTCGCAAAAAGGGAGAATTAATCACTGAGTAAACCATCCGGTTGAGTAGATAGTTAATCGGCGAGTTCGCCAAACGATCGAGCGCAGAGAGGTGATCGAACAAAGAGGTGGTCGAACAAAGAGGCGCTCGCAAAAGAGACTTAACGTTGTCAAGCTGAGAAGACGCCAAGTAACGAAGAaatctccttcctttttccatcccccccctcctattGGATTTCCAAAATGTTGTACTTGACTACGCTAATCAGCAACGCCTGTCTGGCGATCCTGAACTGTGGGCTGTGCCTGTCTGCGACGAACCTAGCGAGAATGATGCTCTTGAGGGATTTCAAGATATGCCCAGAAGGAAGCATCAAGTGCGACAAAGAGAGATGGTACTTTGCAACCTTCTACTTCACGCTGTACATGAGCGCCTTTTTCGGGTGTCTCTTTTCTCTCTACTTTAGAAGTTCCAACAGAAGAAAGGGTCTCATGGGTGTACACTACCTCTACATTATTGGAAGCTTATTAACCATATATAGTTCTCCtcatataataatatttttattttctcaagCGTTTTTTGGACTAGCCATTGGAGGATCTGTGGTGACTGCATCTTGTTATATTTTAGAGTACACACCAAAGGATCATCAGAAATTCTATGGGTTCTACATTCAGGTATTTTTCGCACTGGGATTATTGATTAGTTATATTTTTGGAGCTATGTATGCGAATATGCGTTTTTCAAACCCGAAGACGACATACTGGGTGTTGACTGTGTTATACAAGCTGCACTTAGCACTGCCCTTAATCATCAGTGTGGTATCCTTGCTTTTGTTCTCGTTCACCTTCACAATGGACACACCTCTACATTTGTACGAATcgaagaaatttaaaaagttcGATAAATTGAAAACCAGAATGAATATAAAAGAATTtgacgaaaaggaagaatatcacaagaatgaaaaaacgaAGGAAGTGAGTCTACTAGGAAAGGATTTAACAatggtgaatttttttcaaaacgaaTTATTACGCAAGACTTCCTTTGTAGGCATGATGCTCTGTTTTCTCTACTCTCTTAATggatcctttttatttttcaatgctgtattcttatttttcaagGCTTTTTCAAGTACTATGGCTAACACCTTTGTATCAGTTGCCTTCGTCTTCCTTTACTTTATTAGCTCCATCGTCTCTACAAGATTAATTCAGACATATGGCAAGAAGGATTTGTTAATTACTGGGTTGGTCATACAAGCAATTTCAGCAGCATGTTTAGTTGGATCCTATTTCCTTGACTTTACAAACCTTATTCACAAAATtctttt is drawn from Plasmodium knowlesi strain H genome assembly, chromosome: 7 and contains these coding sequences:
- a CDS encoding protein disulfide isomerase, putative codes for the protein MAEKGTGRILYAPLWRALSVFLFLYFGYYSFVKGSAWEGVTDEEAKNVKHLTHEVELQIYSQHTPNCIALFCNNKEAACKDVYKEFVLASNELASEEIAFVYVDTIPLKKTAENFDIKNVPTILTFKDFDPEKGYTFGKKYTKENIIEWFKLLPMPSIEMMEKDHVEKYVEMQKKKGYASIIAFCVKNSDNVHKFFHFGETHSLPNLSVGMVYIDLETEAKIEISNGPGATIPDGNTKYKDVYKPDKNVWVSSDILKFASEYMAQFPVIINYKRSLYKAQKGEIYVYLYSNFGHYSDALYVELAPVIREHHPQLRFVFPKSEEVAELLGTVKSGNFILVVDYRDATVDVLFGLLRPKKYMKHLESEKINAEQLSHVISEFYENQLAKIKKSEKEVKRREQEKYQIVCANNFDTFVLDPEKIVLLFYHVEGCKECKPLFSFWSRVSNFFHLENKYKNVLVATMDAKLNDMTDETVDFYPSVAIYPTGSNKLKRKKFLLFPLKLDTLIDIVDELLEVEEDL
- a CDS encoding major facilitator superfamily domain-containing protein, putative, which encodes MLYLTTLISNACLAILNCGLCLSATNLARMMLLRDFKICPEGSIKCDKERWYFATFYFTLYMSAFFGCLFSLYFRSSNRRKGLMGVHYLYIIGSLLTIYSSPHIIIFLFSQAFFGLAIGGSVVTASCYILEYTPKDHQKFYGFYIQVFFALGLLISYIFGAMYANMRFSNPKTTYWVLTVLYKLHLALPLIISVVSLLLFSFTFTMDTPLHLYESKKFKKFDKLKTRMNIKEFDEKEEYHKNEKTKEVSLLGKDLTMVNFFQNELLRKTSFVGMMLCFLYSLNGSFLFFNAVFLFFKAFSSTMANTFVSVAFVFLYFISSIVSTRLIQTYGKKDLLITGLVIQAISAACLVGSYFLDFTNLIHKILLIISISSYFVGLSLGFGHMIWTHVFDLFPKECKVVGAFFSYYSLFLGAFLISVLLEFISTRYYSYLFILCLISLFVSIVSFSRCYKDERVTIARHPSMED